In the Drosophila gunungcola strain Sukarami unplaced genomic scaffold, Dgunungcola_SK_2 000113F, whole genome shotgun sequence genome, one interval contains:
- the LOC128265319 gene encoding drosulfakinins has product MGLKSCKHFITLVMPLWALAFCLLVVVPVPAQTTSMETAKEERRLQELESKMGAESDQSNSNFAGPSFSRFGDRHIQKTLSFGRRVPMISRPMMPIELDLLMDNDDDRTKAKRFDDYGHMRFGKRGGDDQFDDYGHMRFGR; this is encoded by the coding sequence ATGGGACTCAAGAGTTGCAAGCACTTCATCACCCTTGTGATGCCACTTTGGGCCTTGGCCTTTTGCCTCCTTGTGGTGGTACCGGTCCCAGCACAGACAACTAGTATGGAGACAGCAAAAGAAGAACGGCGTCTACAGGAATTGGAGTCCAAAATGGGAGCGGAATCAGACCAGTCAAACTCCAATTTCGCTGGTCCATCATTCTCGCGTTTTGGGGACAGGCACATCCAGAAAACTCTTAGTTTCGGTAGAAGAGTGCCGATGATTTCTCGCCCAATGATGCCAATCGAATTGGACCTCCTTATGGATAATGATGACGATCGAACAAAAGCTAAACGGTTTGACGACTACGGACACATGAGGTTTGGTAAGAGAGGAGGAGATGATCAGTTCGATGACTACGGCCACATGCGCTTCGGCCGGTAA
- the LOC128265323 gene encoding uncharacterized protein LOC128265323, protein MLGVASDFLKRSFMPGLEGTETGELHLENVSADTFKKFRTYVYTYNKETLAGCNNESIVKLMECAHMWMIPSLRKACEEIAVSRINQMVLSDLLIYFDSALKNWCSSQIIIDEVYQLESNAFREFVTRIKGSISERVIFDLVEKYVIMQRLFTQNLSEHKKLECHGIASKDKSSEIEQDANANPHPFPVEKLSLTESSSFKSLSKKDINEEYVKSLISLITFTDMTHSEFFEGPGKSDLINMDDKFQFMYKIACSNNQVRIGRSGRISFTY, encoded by the coding sequence ATGTTGGGCGTCGCCTCGGACTTCCTCAAGCGCAGTTTCATGCCCGGATTGGAGGGAACTGAGACTGGGGAACTACATCTGGAGAACGTGTCGGCAGATACTTTCAAGAAATTTCGAACCTATGTCTATACCTACAACAAGGAGACACTCGCTGGCTGCAACAACGAGTCGATCGTAAAGCTGATGGAGTGTGCCCACATGTGGATGATTCCATCGCTAAGGAAGGCCTGCGAGGAGATCGCCGTGTCGAGAATTAACCAGATGGTCCTCTCCGACCTACTGATCTACTTTGACAGTGCCCTGAAAAATTGGTGCAGCTCGCAGATTATAATCGACGAGGTTTATCAACTGGAATCGAATGCCTTCAGAGAATTCGTAACCCGTATAAAGGGCTCTATAAGCGAAAGAGTTATTTTCGATCTGGTGGAGAAGTACGTTATAATGCAAAGGCTTTTTACACAAAACCTTAGCGAGCATAAGAAATTGGAATGTCATGGAATCGCTAGCAAGGACAAAAGTAGCGAAATTGAACAGGATGCTAATGCCAACCCGCATCCGTTTCCGGTGGAGAAACTAAGCCTAACGGAAAGTAGTAGTTTCAAGTCCTTGTCAAAAAAGGATATCAATGAGGAGTATGTCAAGAGTCTTATTAGTCTAATAACCTTTACGGATATGACACATAGTGAATTCTTTGAGGGCCCCGGAAAGTCCGATCTGATCAATATGGATgataaatttcaattcatGTACAAAATTGCTTGTTCTAATAATCAAGTCAGAATTGGTAGATCAGGTCGAATATCTTTTACTTATTAG